Proteins encoded by one window of Cannabis sativa cultivar Pink pepper isolate KNU-18-1 chromosome 4, ASM2916894v1, whole genome shotgun sequence:
- the LOC115714374 gene encoding squamosa promoter-binding-like protein 2 translates to MEWNSKPSLLWDLENLFEFDTKATENPKKLQLTGCNFEGDRGISSGSLHSPGDGGGSAGSGSDLGHASSRSSISASINSSSIGESKTSKFTLDGFEPFSNELMSKNEANKAQQHGSSPTPDISTGSGEALLSLKLGKRMYFKDICSENNVKHSSHSEVSPSAATVKRNKSSCQGNLSPPRCQVEGCNLDLSSAKDYHRKHRICENHSKSPRVIVGGVERRFCQQCSRFHGLSEFDEKKRSCRRRLSDHNARRRKPQPEAVRLNPARLSSLYDETQKMSLVFDQRLYSRHANVAWDGPDSSKFGHTREYLSRPAKSGAAAGQLLLPNNGQMPNSITMLYQDPSRLTPNKGTATEVHHTGFEETAISSDLNTSQDLHRALSLLSTSSWGSRETKPVSLDTLNNTTNNSSMVQNAVHPISQGLPIASEYWQTQHHQPTIDAAPSPFSHHQRSNGSSQFQDLHLFKAPTESGFYSYQFN, encoded by the exons ATGGAGTGGAATTCGAAACCTTCCTTGTTGTGGGACTTGGAGAACCTTTTTGAATTCGACACAAAGGCAACTGAAAATCCAAAGAAGCTACAATTAACAGGCTGCAATTTCGAAGGAGATCGAGGAATTAGCTCTGGATCTCTCCATTCACCTGGGGATGGTGGGGGGAGTGCAGGTTCTGGCTCTGATTTGGGGCATGCTTCATCAAGGAGCTCTATTTCGGCTTCCATCAATTCTTCTTCAATTGGGGAAAGCAAGACATCCAAATTCACTCTTGATGGTTTTGAACCTTTTTCAAACGAGTTGATGAGTAAAAATGAAGCAAACAAAGCTCAACAACATGGATCTTCCCCGACACCTGATATTTCCACTGGTTCTGGTGAAGCGTTGCTCAGTCTAAAGTTGGGGAAGAGGATGTACTTCAAAGACATTTGTTCAGAAAATAATGTCAAACACTCTTCCCATTCTGAAGTGTCGCCATCTGCTGCAACAGTGAAGAGAAATAAGTCCAGCTGCCAGGGTAACCTTTCCCCACCTCGCTGCCAAGTTGAAGGCTGTAACCTGGATCTTTCATCTGCTAAAGATTACCATAGGAAGCATAGAATTTGTGAAAACCATTCCAAATCTCCAAGGGTCATAGTAGGTGGTGTGGAACGTCGGTTTTGCCAGCAGTGCAGCAG GTTCCATGGTCTGTCTGAATTTGATGAGAAAAAAAGAAGCTGCCGCAGGCGTCTCTCTGATCACAATGCAAGGCGCCGTAAGCCTCAGCCAGAAGCGGTCCGGTTAAATCCAGCGAGACTTTCTTCACTGTATG ATGAGACACAGAAGATGAGTCTTGTGTTTGACCAGCGGCTTTATTCAAGGCATGCAAATGTAGCATGGGATGGCCCTGATAGTTCCAAATTCGGGCACACAAGGGAGTATTTGTCGAGGCCTGCAAAATCAGGAGCCGCAGCTGGACAGCTTCTTTTGCCCAACAATGGTCAAATGCCTAACAGTATTACCATGCTTTATCAAGATCCCAGTCGACTAACACCAAATAAAGGCACAGCAACTGAGGTTCACCACACAG GCTTTGAAGAAACTGCCATATCTTCTGACCTGAACACATCTCAGGATCTTCATCGTGCTCTCTCTCTTCTGTCAACTAGTTCGTGGGGTTCACGCGAGACAAAACCTGTTTCCCTTGATACTCTCAACAACACTACAAACAATAGCAGCATGGTTCAAAATGCAGTGCATCCAATTAGCCAAGGCTTACCCATTGCTTCAGAGTACTGGCAAACTCAACACCACCAACCCACCATTGATGCTGCACCATCACCTTTCTCACATCATCAGCGTAGTAATGGCAGCAGCCAGTTTCAAGATCTCCATTTGTTCAAAGCTCCCACTGAGTCTGGATTTTATTCCTACCAGTTCAATTAA